The following are encoded in a window of Ciona intestinalis unplaced genomic scaffold, KH HT000241.1, whole genome shotgun sequence genomic DNA:
- the LOC108950548 gene encoding uncharacterized protein LOC108950548: MRDEVLGGGDRNNINTKSPYKIQYNNKMYKSASKVLENYIQNYDKEQTWNLAKSLTENCTNTPIKREARRLRQNTGSSTIEKEIRLAKQLLPTSYTDDVNVDGNVDMDDLLISHNNQDMPTLNVETSVKYRRNLNNEFCSSQSQLPIVDNHDYAVTDVS; encoded by the exons ATGCGAGACGAGGTGTTGGGAGGTGGagatagaaataatataaatacaaa ATCTCCCTATAAAATCcaatacaataacaaaatgtACAAGTCAGCTTCCAAAGTCTTGGAGAATTACATCCAGAATTACGACAAAGAACAAACATGGAATCTCGCTAAGTCACTCACAGAGAATTGCACAAACACGCCGATCAAACGTGAAGCAAGAAGGCTGAGACAAAACACGG GTTCTTCAACCATCGAGAAGGAAATCCGACTTGCCAAGCAATTGTTGCCGACCTCGTACACCGATGATGTGAATGTCGATGGAAATGTTGACATGGATGATTTGTTGATATCTCACAACAACCAGGACATG CCAACATTGAATGTAGAAACATCTGTAAAATATCGAAGAAACCTTAACAATGAATTCTGTTCATCACAATCACAACTTCCAATTGTAGATAATCATGATTATGCTGTCACAGACGTCTCA